A stretch of Desulfobacter hydrogenophilus DNA encodes these proteins:
- a CDS encoding endonuclease/exonuclease/phosphatase family protein yields MEIPIVIATAMLVTATLLPLWRHPHWLVRGMDFPRMQLAAAASLLILIQVISLDLAKNQTWTLISITLVCLAWQLWWIMPYTVLWRSEVKTTKNPNPDRKLSILTANVLTPNRQFDAFLKLVSQYAPDVLVTLESDQWWQRHLDTLQADMPYSIKCPLDNLYGMHVYSRLPLENTEISYLVEDDIPSMHVQIKLRSGDLVRTHFLHPAPPSPKENPESEERDAELVIVARSIVDSDQPVVVTGDLNDVAWSATTRLFRKLSGLLDPRVGRGMFNTFHAKYPFVRWPLDHLFHSHHFTVSSIKRLPYFGSDHFALLTELSYSPVRGKDQEGLMVETDDKLWARSIAEEQGASAKDVPNPNEMGSDLEK; encoded by the coding sequence ATGGAGATACCGATTGTTATTGCTACCGCCATGTTGGTTACGGCTACGCTATTACCTTTATGGCGCCATCCTCATTGGCTGGTAAGGGGAATGGACTTTCCACGCATGCAACTGGCGGCCGCTGCATCATTATTAATCCTGATACAAGTCATTTCGCTGGACCTTGCAAAAAACCAGACTTGGACTCTCATTAGTATCACACTGGTGTGCTTGGCCTGGCAGCTGTGGTGGATCATGCCATACACGGTTCTCTGGCGATCAGAAGTTAAAACGACAAAAAATCCTAACCCCGATCGCAAACTCAGCATTCTCACGGCCAACGTATTAACACCCAACAGGCAATTCGACGCTTTTTTGAAACTGGTCAGCCAATACGCGCCGGATGTACTCGTGACGCTGGAGTCTGATCAGTGGTGGCAACGTCATCTCGATACGCTACAAGCTGACATGCCCTACAGCATTAAATGTCCCTTGGACAATCTCTACGGCATGCATGTATACTCTCGCTTGCCGCTTGAGAACACGGAAATATCATACCTTGTTGAGGACGATATTCCCTCAATGCACGTCCAAATCAAGTTGCGCTCGGGCGACCTGGTACGCACGCATTTTCTTCATCCTGCTCCCCCCAGCCCCAAAGAGAATCCCGAATCTGAGGAACGGGATGCGGAACTGGTGATTGTTGCCCGGAGCATAGTGGACAGTGATCAGCCTGTTGTCGTGACAGGAGACCTCAATGATGTAGCCTGGTCAGCAACGACACGCTTGTTTCGCAAGCTCAGCGGATTACTGGATCCGCGGGTGGGACGGGGAATGTTCAATACGTTTCATGCCAAATACCCATTTGTCCGTTGGCCGTTGGATCATCTGTTTCACAGTCATCATTTTACCGTAAGTTCGATTAAACGTTTGCCTTACTTTGGTTCGGATCATTTTGCTCTGCTGACAGAGTTGTCATACAGCCCAGTGCGGGGTAAAGATCAGGAGGGTTTGATGGTCGAAACCGATGACAAATTGTGGGCTCGATCTATCGCAGAAGAACAGGGCGCAAGTGCGAAGGATGTACCCAACCCAAACGAAATGGGGTCAGATCTTGAAAAATAA
- a CDS encoding ExbD/TolR family protein: MINVRGSLRMRNKEMGINMSPLIDLVFLLLIFFMVTTSFVRETGIDVQRPSASSAALTENGNILVAVSPEGSIHFDGRQIDIRSLRSHITRALSENPEGAVVIVADKISYTGKVIQVMDQCRLAGAKQVSIAASKDNGGA; this comes from the coding sequence ATGATAAATGTACGCGGTTCCCTGCGCATGAGGAACAAGGAAATGGGCATCAACATGTCCCCCCTCATCGACCTGGTATTTCTTCTGCTCATATTTTTCATGGTTACCACAAGTTTTGTCAGGGAAACCGGCATTGACGTCCAGCGCCCTTCGGCCTCCTCGGCTGCCCTGACGGAAAACGGAAACATTCTTGTAGCGGTATCGCCGGAGGGAAGCATCCACTTTGACGGCCGGCAAATCGATATCCGGAGCCTGCGGTCCCATATCACCCGGGCCTTGTCCGAAAACCCCGAAGGCGCTGTGGTTATTGTGGCGGACAAAATCAGCTACACCGGTAAAGTGATCCAGGTCATGGACCAATGCCGTTTGGCCGGTGCCAAACAGGTGAGTATCGCCGCCTCCAAAGATAACGGCGGTGCCTGA
- a CDS encoding DUF1328 domain-containing protein: MLSWALLFLIIALVAGVLGFGGIAGASAGIAKILFFIFLIVFIVSLIMGRRTPPPT, translated from the coding sequence ATGCTTTCCTGGGCTCTATTATTTTTAATCATTGCGCTTGTAGCAGGCGTTCTTGGTTTTGGCGGAATTGCCGGTGCTTCCGCGGGGATCGCAAAAATACTGTTTTTTATATTCTTAATCGTTTTCATTGTTTCATTGATAATGGGCAGGCGGACACCACCACCAACCTGA
- a CDS encoding reverse transcriptase domain-containing protein produces the protein MKTRQLGSYLAKYWPEIERDLLNCKHKPLPVKRKEIPKPDGGVRLLGIPAVLDRFTRQAISQILEQVWEPFFSECSYGFKPGRSAHDAVMQGKRYMVKGYPYVVDMDLSKFFDREAQTR, from the coding sequence ATGAAAACCCGTCAACTTGGGAGCTACCTGGCAAAGTACTGGCCTGAAATCGAGCGAGACCTGCTTAACTGTAAGCATAAACCGCTGCCGGTGAAAAGGAAGGAAATTCCCAAACCGGACGGCGGTGTCCGTTTACTTGGAATACCCGCAGTGCTGGACCGGTTTACCCGGCAGGCCATCTCCCAGATCCTGGAACAGGTATGGGAGCCCTTTTTCTCTGAATGCAGCTATGGATTCAAGCCAGGCAGATCCGCACACGATGCGGTAATGCAGGGTAAAAGGTACATGGTTAAAGGTTATCCATATGTCGTGGATATGGACCTGTCAAAATTTTTCGACCGTGAAGCTCAAACTCGATGA
- a CDS encoding MotA/TolQ/ExbB proton channel family protein: protein MNALSNQTEQIFTYLSQGGLVMVPLIFCSFVMWTLILDRVLFFSRLEKKDIELHTLVRIMEKGNLPGKVRGMRANLVRHLMANRTRNTAVDKGIVDQCAMAMRPYLEQYLAAIAVLAAVSPLFGLLGTVTGMITTFDVITLFGTGNAKAMAGGISEALVTTQSGLVVSIPGFFMSVLLYKQSARAKSRLTEAVSILKRSL from the coding sequence GTGAATGCGCTGAGTAACCAGACAGAACAAATCTTCACCTACCTGAGCCAGGGCGGTTTGGTCATGGTTCCGCTGATATTCTGCTCTTTTGTCATGTGGACCTTGATCCTGGACCGGGTGCTTTTTTTTTCCCGGCTGGAAAAAAAAGACATAGAGCTTCACACCCTGGTCAGAATCATGGAAAAAGGAAACCTGCCGGGAAAAGTCAGGGGCATGCGGGCCAACCTGGTCCGGCACCTAATGGCCAACCGCACCCGGAACACTGCAGTGGATAAAGGAATTGTAGATCAATGCGCCATGGCCATGCGCCCTTATCTTGAACAGTACCTTGCCGCCATTGCGGTTCTGGCGGCCGTATCTCCTTTGTTCGGCCTGCTTGGCACCGTCACAGGGATGATCACCACCTTTGACGTGATTACCCTTTTTGGTACAGGCAATGCAAAAGCCATGGCCGGGGGCATCTCCGAAGCCCTGGTCACCACCCAGAGCGGCCTGGTGGTCTCCATTCCCGGATTTTTCATGAGCGTCTTGCTTTACAAACAGTCGGCACGGGCAAAGTCCAGGCTCACCGAAGCCGTATCCATCCTCAAAAGGAGTCTGTAA
- a CDS encoding tetratricopeptide repeat protein yields MKQCMEGFTVFLFLITIFSGTAAYSQPKEAPQGACPDEQTLTRDARLFLSEAQKLMAENKLNQASKQLTQFIAQHPDENHAYVTFTLAGLNLEMGKMETAVAFYEKTLALCPAYAPAWQNLGKICYDLGRFERAAQALEKTWELTGRTNHTLRFHSAVARLSAKQPAKALPHLEFLTSGQAGPPEENWVKLMVQLSIENKKSAKALKTVERLLAIPNAKPYLLRLAASLNLALNNHKKAAQNLSAYGLITPLPLREQTLLADLYNNIGIPALAAKNYEKALALKSSLKLYERLASAWFDACEMNKALAAVKQGLKAYPHSHAMWKLKGWIHYEAKVFNKASSAFAKALVLNKKDAKSLFMHGLCACRAGHTDQARKILKQAAAHRRYKTQAMALIRQMDAVDTTKG; encoded by the coding sequence ATGAAGCAATGTATGGAAGGATTCACAGTTTTTTTGTTTCTGATAACTATTTTTTCCGGCACTGCGGCCTATAGCCAGCCCAAAGAGGCTCCTCAAGGGGCCTGCCCCGATGAACAGACCCTGACCCGGGATGCACGACTCTTTCTTTCAGAGGCCCAGAAGTTGATGGCCGAAAACAAATTGAATCAGGCCAGTAAGCAGCTGACCCAATTCATTGCCCAGCACCCCGATGAAAACCATGCCTATGTTACTTTCACCTTGGCAGGACTCAATTTGGAGATGGGAAAAATGGAAACAGCCGTCGCTTTTTACGAAAAAACCCTTGCGTTGTGTCCGGCCTATGCCCCGGCCTGGCAGAACCTGGGAAAAATCTGCTACGATCTGGGACGCTTTGAGCGTGCAGCCCAAGCGTTGGAAAAAACCTGGGAATTGACCGGGCGCACCAATCACACCCTGCGCTTCCATTCGGCGGTGGCAAGGCTGTCTGCTAAGCAGCCTGCCAAGGCCCTGCCCCACCTTGAATTTCTCACCTCGGGCCAGGCCGGTCCCCCTGAAGAAAACTGGGTCAAATTAATGGTCCAGCTTTCCATTGAAAACAAAAAATCTGCCAAAGCCCTTAAAACCGTAGAACGCCTTCTGGCAATTCCCAATGCCAAACCCTATCTGCTCCGCCTTGCCGCGTCCTTGAACCTGGCTCTTAACAACCATAAAAAAGCGGCCCAAAACCTGTCGGCCTACGGCCTTATCACTCCCCTTCCCCTCAGGGAGCAGACCCTGCTGGCCGACCTTTACAATAACATTGGCATCCCGGCCCTGGCCGCGAAAAACTATGAAAAGGCCCTGGCGTTAAAATCCAGCCTCAAACTCTACGAGCGACTGGCATCGGCCTGGTTTGATGCGTGCGAAATGAACAAAGCCCTGGCTGCAGTGAAACAGGGCCTCAAAGCCTATCCCCATTCCCATGCCATGTGGAAGCTTAAGGGATGGATCCATTACGAAGCAAAGGTCTTCAATAAGGCCTCAAGCGCCTTTGCCAAAGCCCTTGTGCTCAACAAAAAGGATGCCAAATCCCTGTTCATGCACGGCCTGTGCGCCTGCCGGGCCGGCCACACCGACCAGGCCCGCAAAATACTGAAACAGGCGGCCGCCCACCGCCGCTACAAAACCCAGGCCATGGCTTTGATTCGGCAAATGGATGCAGTTGATACAACCAAGGGGTAA
- a CDS encoding transposase has product MKIRNEADVLINKLLPFVEKYTDSLNTELTQSSPGMTLSKSQKFWLGFCITGIILTSSINWAAFSRISVGLYKTTALSWMFRHSKIAWEHLFHLSLKIIFKVYGITKGVVSIDDSDKKRSKCTTKIFGVHKIKDKSTGGFCMGQGLVFLVLITPKLSFPIGYAFHIPDPKISEWTKEDKRLKKAGVPKSERPKKPVRSEEYPTIPMIAKALLKIFVEKHPEIKIEAIVADALYGNAEFMDEASKIAGNAQVISQIRYNQNILLKSDKKSVETYFKNIQPIQKTIHVRGGKEVVVLIKSARIHVCAHKKKRFVIAIKYIGEKDYRYLAASDLTWRYPDIIDAFTLRWLVEVFIQDHKTNEGWGNLTKQPDEDGSYRSLTLSLLVDHCLLLHPDQVASINNKLHARTVGSLCDTVKVDCILSFVEQIIHSDDPESHFKQISVFLKEHFVKANDSQKHMNLNSWGNYQSAPSLKYKAFC; this is encoded by the coding sequence ATGAAAATAAGGAATGAGGCGGATGTGTTAATAAATAAGCTGTTGCCGTTTGTTGAAAAGTATACTGATTCACTGAATACTGAATTAACACAGTCATCCCCAGGAATGACCTTAAGCAAATCACAAAAATTCTGGCTGGGTTTCTGCATCACTGGAATCATCTTGACCAGCAGCATCAATTGGGCTGCTTTTTCACGTATCAGTGTGGGATTGTATAAAACTACAGCTCTTTCCTGGATGTTTCGCCATTCTAAAATTGCTTGGGAGCATCTGTTTCATCTCAGCCTTAAAATTATTTTCAAAGTATATGGCATTACCAAAGGTGTTGTCAGTATTGATGATTCCGATAAAAAGCGTAGTAAATGCACAACAAAAATTTTTGGAGTCCACAAAATAAAAGACAAATCAACGGGTGGTTTTTGCATGGGGCAAGGCTTAGTATTTTTGGTGTTGATAACACCAAAACTCAGCTTTCCAATTGGCTACGCCTTTCATATTCCTGATCCAAAAATCAGCGAATGGACCAAGGAGGATAAAAGATTAAAAAAGGCTGGCGTACCAAAATCAGAACGCCCAAAAAAACCGGTGCGCTCAGAAGAATATCCTACCATTCCAATGATTGCCAAGGCTCTTTTAAAAATATTTGTAGAGAAACACCCGGAAATAAAAATAGAAGCGATTGTTGCAGATGCCTTATATGGGAATGCTGAGTTCATGGATGAAGCGTCTAAAATTGCAGGAAACGCCCAAGTTATCAGCCAAATAAGGTACAATCAAAATATTTTACTCAAGAGCGATAAAAAATCAGTTGAAACATATTTTAAAAATATTCAACCAATTCAAAAGACCATACATGTACGTGGAGGTAAAGAGGTTGTTGTACTCATTAAAAGTGCCAGAATACATGTGTGTGCTCATAAGAAAAAAAGATTTGTCATTGCAATAAAATACATTGGAGAAAAGGACTATCGGTATCTTGCCGCTTCGGATCTGACCTGGCGATATCCTGATATCATAGACGCATTTACACTCAGATGGTTAGTAGAGGTTTTTATTCAAGACCATAAGACGAATGAAGGCTGGGGAAATTTGACCAAACAACCTGATGAAGACGGGTCTTACAGAAGTTTGACCCTGAGTCTGTTGGTTGATCATTGTCTCCTGCTTCATCCTGACCAGGTGGCCTCGATAAATAACAAACTGCACGCAAGAACTGTTGGCAGCCTATGTGACACCGTCAAAGTTGACTGCATCTTATCCTTTGTCGAACAAATCATTCATAGTGATGACCCAGAATCCCATTTCAAGCAGATCTCGGTATTTTTAAAAGAGCATTTTGTAAAGGCAAACGATTCTCAAAAGCACATGAATCTAAATTCTTGGGGGAATTATCAATCCGCCCCATCATTAAAATACAAAGCATTCTGTTAG
- a CDS encoding energy transducer TonB, which translates to METEARRQVRRSYLIQAFFGAALINLALFGILPGLIHMDKTSNDLESLNTVNFIRLKNQPPPPKPKNTPDKKKEPEKAPEKIHRIARQKQMVPKKQLQLNMPALDLDIDPRISGGIPMIAPPKAPVPQTAASDFNAVMDETAVDTIPVPKFKRSPQYPYRAKRMGMEGEVKIRFLVSKEGEVSQIEILESNPPKVFDQSVLNAVSSWKYTPGELMGRKVATRVTTSIIFKLEGQ; encoded by the coding sequence ATGGAGACCGAGGCACGCAGACAGGTTCGCAGGTCCTACCTGATCCAGGCCTTTTTCGGAGCGGCCCTGATCAACCTGGCCCTGTTCGGTATACTGCCCGGGCTCATCCACATGGACAAAACATCTAACGACCTTGAAAGCCTGAACACCGTCAATTTTATCCGGTTAAAAAACCAGCCTCCGCCCCCTAAGCCCAAAAACACCCCGGATAAAAAAAAAGAGCCGGAAAAAGCGCCGGAAAAAATCCACAGAATAGCCCGCCAAAAGCAGATGGTACCCAAAAAACAATTACAGCTTAACATGCCGGCTTTGGACCTTGATATTGATCCCAGGATTTCCGGGGGAATCCCCATGATTGCACCGCCCAAGGCCCCTGTGCCCCAAACCGCCGCATCGGATTTTAACGCCGTCATGGATGAAACTGCCGTGGACACCATTCCCGTTCCCAAATTCAAGCGCAGTCCGCAGTATCCTTACCGGGCCAAACGCATGGGCATGGAAGGGGAAGTAAAAATAAGATTCCTGGTCAGCAAAGAGGGTGAGGTATCCCAGATCGAAATCCTGGAATCCAATCCCCCGAAAGTATTTGACCAAAGTGTACTCAATGCCGTTTCGTCTTGGAAATACACCCCGGGCGAACTCATGGGCAGGAAGGTGGCCACCCGGGTTACCACCAGCATCATCTTTAAACTGGAGGGACAATAA
- the tnpA gene encoding IS200/IS605 family transposase, producing the protein MKDYKSLKHSKWYCKYHVVWIPKYRKKVIYGQLRRELGSILHGLAKQKECEIEEGHLMTDHVHMLISIPPKFAVAQVVGFIKGKSAIQIARQFCGKKRNYNGEKFWARGYFASTVGIDEQIVRAYIRHQEKEDQRCEQMNLFD; encoded by the coding sequence ATGAAAGATTATAAAAGTTTAAAGCATTCAAAGTGGTATTGCAAGTATCATGTGGTTTGGATTCCAAAATATCGGAAGAAAGTTATTTACGGGCAATTACGTCGGGAACTGGGGTCAATACTACATGGTTTGGCAAAACAAAAAGAATGCGAGATCGAAGAAGGACATTTGATGACAGACCATGTTCATATGCTGATCTCCATTCCACCCAAATTTGCCGTGGCTCAGGTAGTTGGGTTCATCAAGGGGAAAAGTGCTATTCAGATAGCACGTCAGTTTTGTGGTAAAAAAAGGAACTATAATGGTGAAAAATTTTGGGCCAGAGGTTATTTTGCATCAACAGTAGGAATCGACGAACAAATTGTTCGAGCATATATCCGGCATCAAGAAAAAGAGGATCAACGTTGCGAACAGATGAACTTGTTTGATTAA